From a single Helicoverpa armigera isolate CAAS_96S chromosome 7, ASM3070526v1, whole genome shotgun sequence genomic region:
- the LOC110379850 gene encoding uncharacterized protein LOC110379850 translates to MKSFVCVLLLAAVVAAEPPYRRFQRQEEAAPYAPAGFRPAKEFNLPSRQEVRPSNPPSTSYGVPDDSYGAPLKTYTAPQTEYGVPEKEYGVPENSEVEKEEEIEAEQKEEIKEEKAEKENLEEAPKSDTEVVSAQGVYYVLLPGSQLQRVQFQTENDQRNMAYTARLQYRDEDRAPVYVYTAVPQYQSAAYVQLF, encoded by the coding sequence ATGAAATCGTTTGTGTGTGTTCTCCTGCTCGCCGCAGTGGTCGCAGCTGAGCCTCCATACAGGAGGTTCCAGAGACAAGAAGAAGCAGCCCCTTACGCTCCAGCTGGCTTCCGACCTGCCAAAGAGTTCAATCTGCCATCGCGTCAGGAAGTGCGACCATCCAACCCACCATCAACATCATATGGAGTCCCCGACGACAGCTACGGTGCTCCACTGAAGACTTACACGGCTCCTCAGACTGAATACGGTGTTCCAGAAAAAGAATACGGTGTCCCAGAAAACAGTGAAGTTGAAAAAGAGGAAGAAATTGAGGCTGAACAAAAGGAGGAGATTAAGGAAGAGAAGGCTGAGAAGGAAAACCTTGAGGAGGCGCCGAAGAGTGATACTGAAGTCGTGAGTGCTCAGGGTGTTTACTACGTGCTGCTGCCTGGTTCGCAGCTGCAGCGAGTGCAGTTCCAGACTGAGAACGACCAGAGGAACATGGCGTACACTGCCCGTCTTCAATACAGGGATGAAGACCGAGCGCCAGTGTACGTATACACAGCAGTACCGCAGTACCAATCCGCGGCTTACGTTCAATTATTCTAA
- the LOC110379844 gene encoding uncharacterized protein LOC110379844, protein MLYKNPDYLIERRVTLHVKDRKKCAFIADIIMAQCIIVCLGSVSILACVWTPEHSTLDYDKLTRIMYLYDAAACGYKLRTAKAIANLYISNETYGLDLLPIKWQPALTTVSTRFSAKTRKYIEISFTFHFIWFFLAVAFRVIIKNSTDTRSLKITLGVFFYSCVFIIGFDSSMAVVYITHIKQSLTKGMILRYSGWSTEMKLDNYDDFSGWLPIAASACWLRGFVIFMLNLYFCRVISIIRRKIRRREFKKKMAAERYNPFPEPQQVQASDKVLVYRVGEDKPHTRQ, encoded by the exons atGCTGTATAAAAACCCAGACTATTTGATAGAACGACGAGTAACTTTGCATGTAAAAGATAGGAAGAAATGCGCTTTCATTGCCGATATTATTATGGCCCAGT GTATCATAGTATGCTTGGGCTCAGTTTCAATCCTAGCCTGTGTGTGGACTCCAGAACATTCCACGCTAGACTATGACAAACTCACTCGTATCATGTACCTGTATGATGCAGCCGCGTGTGGGTATAAACTGAGGACTGCCAAGGCGATAGCCAACTTATACATCAGCAATGAGACATACGGTCTGGACCTACTGCCTATTAAATGGCAGCCGGCTTTGACTACGGTCTCCACTCGTTTTTCTGCTAAGACTAGGAA atacATCGAGATAAGCTTCACTTTTCACTTCATATGGTTTTTCCTCGCGGTTGCTTTTCGCGTCATTATCAAGAACAGCACAGACACACGTTCTCTGAAGATCACTCTTGGCGTATTCTTCTATAGCTGTGTGTTCATCATAGGCTTTGATTCCTCCATGGCTGTTGTCTACATCACTCATATCAAACAGAGCTTGACCAAAGGCATGATTCTAAGGTACAGTGGCTGGAGCACTGAGATGAAACTCGATAACTATGACGACTTCTCCGGCTGGCTTCCCATTGCAGCATCCGCTTGCTGGCTCCGAGGTTTCGTGATCTTCATGTTGAATCTATACTTCTGCAGAGTGATCTCCATTATTAGACGTAAGATTAGGCGGAGAGAGTTTAAGAAGAAGATGGCTGCTGAACGTTATAACCCTTTCCCTGAGCCTCAGCAGGTCCAAGCATCTGACAAAGTCCTTGTGTATCGAGTTGGCGAGGACAAACCGCATACGAGACAATAG
- the LOC110379854 gene encoding uncharacterized protein LOC110379854 — MGSLGFWSMIAILLQTLLCVIISWLTLGCQLKPDVDELHEVTLMKILYLYDPEACGRIYFYNLTTSTNYEKIRNSVVWLEKNHISSRFRTKMQLWLSLHLIWLLFAVINVTQGQRSCSFYASLLPFTISGLTLMLADFIYAILFLIDAAHTSNESEILGYLGQGGRIRSMDKKPISRELLNEDDTSWIAVLLAYISLRGIVQWIVNFWIVKDNYYEGLAGYRRILRLPKHRTRTRNESLD; from the exons ATGGGATCATTAGGATTTTGGAGCATGATCgcaattttattacaaa CACTACTTTGCGTCATAATAAGCTGGTTGACTTTAGGCTGTCAATTAAAGCCAGATGTTGACGAACTCCATGAGGTGACACTGATGAAGATTCTGTATTTGTATGACCCTGAGGCCTGTGGCAGGATTTACTTCTATAACCTGACTACAAGTACCAATTATGAAAAGATTAGAAACAGTGTGGTTTGGCTGGAGAAGAATCATATTTCGTCTAGATTTAGAAC CAAAATGCAACTCTGGCTGTCCCTCCACCTGATATGGTTGCTGTTCGCCGTGATCAACGTGACCCAGGGTCAGAGGTCCTGCAGCTTTTACGCCTCGCTGCTACCCTTCACCATCTCTGGCCTGACCCTAATGTTAGCCGACTTTATATATGCTATCCTGTTCCTTATTGATGCGGCACACACTTCTAATGAGT CTGAAATCCTCGGCTACCTAGGACAAGGTGGTCGCATTCGCTCCATGGACAAGAAGCCGATCAGCCGAGAGCTGCTCAACGAGGATGACACCTCCTGGATAGCAGTTCTGTTGGCTTACATCAGTTTACGAGGGATAGTGCAGTGGATCGTTAACTTCTGGATAGTTAAGGATAACTATTATGAAGGATTGGCGGGATATC gTCGTATACTACGTTTGCCGAAACATAGAACTCGGACAAGAAATGAATCATTGGATTAA
- the LOC110379848 gene encoding uncharacterized protein LOC110379848 has product MKFLVLSCVVIGALAELPRFRPARFRFQRQELAPTTTDSPTEPTTEASGPYPASGWKPAGEPFTLPNEEPPAKPADQYGAPADQYGAPDEGYPASGWKPQGQAFELPKQTPPATSYGVPDNTYGVPDSTEVPTTDNPQAERLEGPVEVQKSVGTYFVLLPDGRLQKVEFVTENDVQNMKYSARLQLRKPAPLLVFRP; this is encoded by the coding sequence ATGAAGTTCCTAGTACTGTCTTGTGTTGTGATCGGAGCTCTCGCTGAGCTGCCTCGCTTCAGACCTGCGAGGTTCAGGTTCCAGCGACAGGAATTGGCTCCGACAACCACTGACTCACCAACGGAACCTACCACGGAAGCTTCAGGACCTTACCCAGCATCTGGGTGGAAACCGGCTGGAGAACCATTCACTCTACCCAATGAAGAGCCTCCAGCGAAGCCAGCTGATCAATACGGAGCTCCTGCTGACCAATACGGAGCCCCTGATGAAGGATACCCCGCTTCTGGCTGGAAGCCTCAAGGACAAGCATTCGAGCTACCTAAGCAGACACCACCAGCGACCAGCTACGGCGTTCCAGACAACACCTATGGAGTTCCTGATTCTACTGAAGTGCCAACTACTGATAACCCTCAGGCTGAAAGGTTAGAAGGTCCAGTTGAAGTTCAgaagagtgttggcacctactTCGTGCTTCTCCCTGATGGTAGACTGCAGAAGGTGGAGTTTGTGACTGAGAATGATGTTCAGAATATGAAGTACTCGGCCAGACTGCAGCTTCGGAAGCCTGCGCCCCTACTCGTGTTCAGACCTTAA